One Peptostreptococcus equinus genomic window carries:
- a CDS encoding sigma-54 interaction domain-containing protein, with protein sequence MKLDVIKNEIQKVADAISLVIKIDVTIVNEDMQRIAGTGKYADQVGSRISRSSAFGISMRDKKTMIIDSPRESPLCEECFMMSSCKEEAELCCPIILNNHCYGVIGLIAFDIEQKKRITNEKENLVAFIEKMASLISGNLNAEIKSYQFNIEKERIINVFDGMDKAVVSTDENGLIIAYNTKFTKNFGISYDPTGMDITKIIDYGEKGLLEKFKRGRKNSDTVYAEGKKMKGICNMNKVFYKGQLKGFVIDFVDKKDAIENFNKMNVDYTMTIEDIIGDSPSIVRVKKSALMASESTSTILITGDSGTGKELFARAIHTHSKRSDKPFVTLNCAAIPSELLESELFGYEDGAFTGARKGGKIGMFELANTGTIFLDEIGDMSLHLQSKLLRVLQEKEVRKVGGKKNIKIDVRIIAATNKNLLKMVDDNLFREDLYYRLNVIPIVLPSLKERKSDIPKLLEHMMKIYSNKLEKKVDSIDPDVLEMFMTYEWPGNIRELQNVVEFCINMADSNIIEKSEQLMARFNFRKEPIKSSDPLIKMDKPLISMGGSLVSEMKPKTDSSRLNRQKEKNITKYEEPFEIRTIEELERREIKKALERYRVYKRDKEIIAEKLGISKATLYRKLKKYDLE encoded by the coding sequence ATGAAGTTAGACGTTATTAAAAATGAAATACAAAAGGTAGCCGATGCTATTTCGCTAGTGATAAAAATAGATGTAACTATTGTAAATGAAGATATGCAAAGAATAGCAGGAACAGGTAAATATGCTGACCAAGTTGGTAGTAGAATCTCTAGGTCTTCGGCTTTTGGGATTTCAATGAGAGATAAAAAGACAATGATAATAGACTCTCCTAGAGAATCTCCTTTATGTGAGGAGTGCTTTATGATGAGTTCTTGCAAAGAAGAGGCAGAATTATGTTGTCCTATTATTCTAAATAATCACTGTTATGGTGTAATTGGATTGATTGCATTTGATATAGAACAAAAGAAAAGAATTACAAACGAAAAAGAAAATTTAGTTGCGTTTATAGAGAAAATGGCAAGTTTAATATCAGGAAATTTAAATGCTGAGATTAAGTCTTACCAATTTAATATTGAAAAAGAAAGAATTATAAACGTATTTGATGGTATGGATAAGGCTGTTGTATCAACTGATGAAAATGGTCTAATAATAGCATACAACACAAAATTTACTAAGAATTTTGGTATATCATATGATCCTACAGGCATGGATATAACTAAAATAATAGATTACGGAGAAAAAGGACTATTAGAAAAATTTAAAAGAGGGAGAAAAAATAGCGATACCGTATACGCAGAAGGCAAAAAGATGAAAGGCATCTGCAATATGAACAAAGTGTTTTATAAGGGGCAATTAAAGGGTTTTGTAATAGATTTTGTAGATAAAAAAGATGCTATAGAAAATTTCAATAAAATGAATGTAGATTATACTATGACTATAGAAGATATAATAGGTGATAGTCCTAGTATAGTAAGAGTAAAAAAGAGTGCTTTGATGGCATCAGAGTCAACATCAACAATATTGATAACTGGAGATAGTGGTACAGGTAAGGAATTATTTGCTAGAGCTATTCATACTCACAGTAAAAGAAGCGACAAACCTTTTGTAACACTAAATTGTGCAGCGATACCTAGTGAACTACTTGAAAGTGAATTATTCGGCTATGAAGATGGGGCCTTTACTGGAGCACGTAAGGGGGGAAAAATTGGTATGTTTGAACTTGCCAATACAGGTACAATTTTTCTGGATGAAATAGGTGATATGAGTTTACATCTTCAATCTAAACTTCTAAGAGTACTTCAGGAAAAAGAAGTGAGAAAGGTAGGAGGAAAGAAAAATATAAAAATAGATGTAAGAATAATTGCAGCTACCAACAAAAATTTGCTAAAAATGGTAGATGATAATTTATTTAGAGAAGATTTATATTATAGATTGAATGTGATACCTATAGTACTTCCATCTTTAAAGGAGAGAAAATCAGACATACCAAAGTTATTAGAACATATGATGAAAATTTATTCTAATAAATTAGAAAAAAAAGTGGATAGTATAGATCCGGATGTTTTAGAGATGTTTATGACTTATGAATGGCCAGGAAATATAAGAGAGTTGCAAAATGTAGTAGAATTTTGCATAAATATGGCTGATTCAAACATAATAGAAAAATCAGAACAACTAATGGCTAGATTTAATTTTAGAAAAGAACCAATAAAATCAAGTGATCCACTTATAAAAATGGATAAGCCTTTGATTTCTATGGGAGGATCATTGGTGTCAGAGATGAAACCTAAAACAGATTCATCTAGATTAAACAGGCAAAAAGAAAAAAACATAACTAAATATGAAGAACCATTTGAGATAAGAACTATTGAAGAACTTGAAAGAAGAGAAATAAAGAAAGCACTAGAAAGATATCGAGTATATAAAAGAGATAAAGAAATTATTGCTGAAAAACTGGGAATATCTAAGGCAACTTTATATAGAAAGCTGAAAAAATATGATCTTGAATAA
- a CDS encoding serine dehydratase subunit alpha family protein → MRDLRKEFVEMLKAEVKPAVGCTEPVALALACAKCKEVLGEKVIENKILVSPSIYKNGMCVGIPGTNRLGLKIAAAIGIVGGKSENGLSVLEGMSAQEIKASEDLMDEGKLSIEPADTTQKVFISVEFVGDNSKAKVIIREKHDNFTYIEKDGNVILDVEKDFMPVESATQKKTTIMDDSSVEEIVKNVEDIDFEEIKFLLDGAKMNLDMAQVGLEKKIGIGVGYGISESIKEGLLGDDVINNSMKLTAAASDARMAGLDLPVMSSNGSGNHGLTAILPIVAYCQKFPQSDERLARALAISHLITGYIKNFTGRLSAMCGCGVSASTGATAGIAWLMDESIEQIGGAIKNAIADLSGMICDGAKSGCALKLSTAASAAVQNAALAKRDCYADTVNGIVSLTVDETIRNLGKVSNDGMTITDKVILDVMNDINKVK, encoded by the coding sequence ATGAGAGATTTAAGAAAAGAGTTTGTAGAGATGTTAAAAGCTGAAGTTAAACCAGCTGTTGGATGTACTGAACCAGTAGCGCTTGCTTTAGCATGTGCTAAGTGTAAAGAGGTACTTGGGGAAAAGGTTATTGAAAATAAAATCTTAGTGAGTCCAAGCATATATAAAAATGGTATGTGTGTTGGTATACCTGGAACAAACAGATTGGGATTAAAGATAGCTGCTGCTATTGGTATAGTTGGGGGAAAATCTGAAAATGGACTAAGTGTATTAGAAGGTATGTCAGCTCAAGAAATAAAGGCTTCAGAAGATTTAATGGATGAAGGTAAATTATCAATAGAACCAGCTGATACAACTCAGAAAGTATTTATTAGCGTTGAATTCGTTGGCGATAATAGCAAGGCAAAGGTTATTATTAGAGAAAAACATGATAATTTCACATATATAGAAAAAGATGGAAATGTAATATTAGATGTAGAAAAAGATTTTATGCCAGTTGAATCAGCTACACAGAAGAAAACTACTATAATGGATGATTCTTCGGTTGAAGAGATAGTAAAAAATGTAGAGGATATTGACTTTGAAGAAATAAAGTTCTTATTAGATGGTGCTAAGATGAATTTAGATATGGCACAGGTAGGACTTGAAAAGAAAATAGGAATAGGTGTCGGTTATGGTATATCTGAATCTATAAAGGAAGGACTTTTAGGTGATGATGTAATAAATAATTCAATGAAATTGACAGCAGCGGCATCTGACGCGAGAATGGCTGGACTTGATTTACCAGTTATGAGTTCAAATGGAAGTGGTAACCATGGCTTAACAGCAATATTACCGATAGTTGCTTATTGTCAGAAGTTCCCTCAGTCAGATGAAAGATTGGCTAGAGCTTTAGCTATATCTCATTTAATTACAGGATATATTAAGAATTTTACAGGTAGATTGTCTGCAATGTGTGGATGTGGTGTATCAGCTTCGACAGGAGCAACAGCGGGTATTGCATGGTTGATGGATGAATCAATAGAACAAATTGGTGGGGCTATAAAAAATGCTATAGCAGATCTTAGTGGTATGATATGTGATGGTGCAAAATCAGGTTGTGCGCTTAAGTTATCTACAGCAGCATCTGCAGCAGTACAAAATGCAGCACTTGCTAAGAGAGATTGTTATGCAGATACAGTAAATGGTATAGTGTCATTAACAGTTGATGAAACAATCAGAAATTTAGGTAAGGTAAGTAATGATGGTATGACAATAACAGATAAAGTAATTTTAGATGTTATGAATGATATTAATAAAGTAAAATAA
- a CDS encoding GntR family transcriptional regulator, translated as MKKVDIYEELKNRIVKNEYAPGQVLNEIEISKEFNISRTPVRNAFQRLEMDMLLTIVPRYGVQVSFIDFTNMKSLFELTRVLDPMATREAVHKISKVKLDELRDITEKLSNIKEDDDYQTAIDLDEAFHSIIMDSCGNPWLRSTLKDLHIHTERLWHYCNEYFNDVTIFSKRFKKIIEAIEIGDENMAEENARLHIDDYVSKVKEALF; from the coding sequence ATGAAAAAAGTAGATATCTATGAAGAGTTAAAGAATAGAATTGTAAAAAATGAATATGCTCCTGGACAGGTATTGAATGAAATAGAGATTTCCAAAGAATTTAATATTAGTAGAACGCCAGTAAGAAATGCATTCCAAAGATTAGAGATGGACATGCTTTTGACTATAGTACCAAGATATGGTGTTCAAGTATCTTTTATCGACTTTACTAATATGAAATCATTATTTGAACTTACAAGAGTTTTAGATCCTATGGCTACTAGAGAAGCAGTTCATAAAATTTCTAAGGTTAAACTTGATGAATTACGAGACATTACTGAAAAACTAAGTAATATAAAAGAAGATGATGATTATCAAACAGCTATCGATTTGGATGAGGCTTTTCATTCTATAATTATGGATTCTTGTGGTAATCCTTGGCTTAGATCAACATTAAAAGATTTACATATACATACGGAGAGACTATGGCACTATTGCAATGAATATTTCAATGATGTGACAATATTTTCAAAAAGATTTAAGAAGATAATTGAAGCAATAGAGATAGGAGATGAGAATATGGCTGAGGAAAATGCAAGACTTCATATTGATGATTATGTATCAAAAGTAAAAGAAGCATTATTTTAA
- a CDS encoding aminoacyl-histidine dipeptidase — translation MDNLSNLEPKEVFKWFYELNQIPRSSGNEKAATDFVLKFAEERGLEAHRDELLNVIVKKPGTVGYEKSEPVIIQGHIDMVCVKADDSNHNFDTDPIEMIVDGDLLKANKTTLGGDDGIAVAMGLALLDSNDIPHPPLEILITTNEETGMDGAMALKADYLTGKRLINLDTEEEKEFLVSCSGGSNIDISFDIEKEAAKDSAYKIVISGLKGGHSGAEIILQRANAIKLEARLLNSIRNSIRLASIEGGIKHNAIPSNATAKFTSSDFDKIKETLNELIDGLKEEYRVEEPGLKIEISDCEIEEVYVEDLSNRIIDFLMMLPDGVQYMSKDIDGLVQTSLNNAIIGEKDSKLVLTTSVRSASTTSLRELLNVLTVISQKSGAKTREYAAYPAWQFDAHSPLREKAIEVFEKQYGEEPKINSIHAGLECGLFKNIMPDTDMLSYGPQIRDAHTPLENMSISSVERVWKFTKALLGELK, via the coding sequence ATGGATAATTTAAGTAATTTAGAACCAAAGGAAGTCTTTAAGTGGTTTTATGAATTGAACCAGATTCCAAGAAGTTCAGGTAATGAAAAAGCAGCAACTGATTTTGTATTAAAATTTGCTGAAGAAAGAGGTTTAGAAGCTCATCGTGATGAACTTTTAAATGTGATAGTAAAAAAACCGGGTACTGTTGGATATGAAAAATCTGAACCAGTTATTATACAAGGTCATATAGACATGGTATGTGTCAAGGCTGATGATTCTAATCATAATTTTGATACTGATCCTATTGAAATGATTGTTGATGGTGACCTATTAAAGGCAAATAAAACAACTTTAGGTGGAGATGATGGAATAGCTGTAGCTATGGGATTGGCTTTATTGGATTCAAATGATATACCACATCCACCACTTGAAATATTGATAACTACTAATGAAGAAACAGGTATGGATGGTGCTATGGCACTAAAGGCTGATTATTTAACAGGTAAAAGATTAATAAACCTTGACACAGAAGAAGAAAAAGAATTTTTAGTAAGCTGTTCAGGAGGTTCAAATATAGATATATCTTTTGATATAGAAAAAGAAGCTGCAAAAGATTCAGCATATAAGATTGTAATATCAGGTCTTAAGGGTGGTCACTCTGGAGCGGAAATAATATTACAAAGGGCAAATGCGATTAAACTAGAAGCTAGACTTTTAAATTCTATAAGAAATTCTATAAGACTTGCGTCAATTGAAGGTGGAATCAAGCATAATGCTATACCATCAAATGCTACGGCTAAATTTACAAGTAGTGACTTTGATAAGATAAAAGAAACATTGAATGAATTAATAGATGGCTTAAAAGAAGAATACAGAGTAGAAGAACCAGGATTAAAGATAGAAATATCTGATTGTGAAATTGAAGAAGTATATGTAGAAGACTTAAGTAATAGAATTATAGATTTCTTGATGATGTTACCAGATGGGGTACAGTATATGAGTAAGGATATAGATGGTTTAGTTCAGACTTCATTGAATAATGCTATCATAGGAGAAAAAGATTCTAAATTAGTATTAACTACTTCTGTTCGTTCAGCATCTACAACTTCACTAAGAGAATTGTTAAATGTCTTAACTGTTATATCTCAAAAGTCAGGTGCAAAGACAAGAGAGTATGCTGCTTATCCTGCATGGCAATTCGACGCTCATTCTCCTCTTAGAGAAAAAGCGATAGAAGTATTCGAAAAGCAATATGGAGAAGAACCAAAGATAAACTCAATACATGCAGGTCTTGAGTGTGGTTTATTCAAAAATATTATGCCAGATACTGATATGTTATCATATGGACCACAAATAAGGGATGCACATACACCACTTGAAAATATGAGTATTTCTTCTGTAGAAAGAGTATGGAAATTCACTAAAGCTCTATTAGGAGAATTAAAGTAA
- a CDS encoding PLP-dependent aminotransferase family protein, whose product MFNIDINSNKTLYISIYESIKNNIEENKMIPDEKLPSKRSLAESLNVSTVTVQNAYNQLLAEGYIYSKEKIGYFVSNIDFYFNNTRKASDFFNKVASKDEKINIDLSKNSINTKLFPFSTWSKLMRQVISENYDLLLDKLPNAGLWDLRVAICQYIKKYKDINVNPNNIIIGSGTEHLYGQIVKLLGRDKIYAIEDPGYQKIYKIYKSEHTNIIHIPVDDFGMRTDFLYSSNLNGKSIDYIHITPSHQYPTGIVMPITRRSELLKWANESNSRYIIEDDYDSEFRYTGRTIPPIKSIDNNDKVIYINTFSNTISPSLRISYMILPDKLVKLYEKKLSFYSCTVTSFEQYTLARFISQSYYSRHIRRMRKIYKNNLDEIVRILESSKISNKIKIYKEKSGLHFVMKIKSKKNDLCLKKDAEKYGLNLSFLSEYSKFSQCENSICIVNYAGIEPHIFNNIIDILDIIM is encoded by the coding sequence ATGTTCAATATTGATATTAATTCTAATAAAACTCTATATATTTCTATATATGAATCAATAAAAAATAATATTGAAGAAAATAAGATGATACCAGATGAAAAATTACCATCCAAAAGATCTCTTGCAGAAAGTCTAAATGTAAGTACGGTAACAGTTCAAAACGCATATAATCAGTTACTAGCAGAAGGTTATATTTATTCAAAGGAAAAAATAGGTTACTTTGTATCAAATATAGATTTCTATTTTAATAATACCAGAAAAGCAAGTGATTTTTTTAATAAAGTTGCTTCTAAAGATGAAAAAATCAACATTGATTTATCAAAAAATTCTATAAATACAAAACTATTTCCTTTTTCCACTTGGTCAAAATTAATGAGGCAAGTAATAAGTGAAAATTATGATTTGCTATTAGATAAACTTCCTAATGCTGGACTCTGGGACTTAAGAGTTGCTATATGCCAATATATAAAAAAATATAAAGATATTAATGTAAATCCAAACAATATAATAATCGGTTCAGGTACGGAACATTTATATGGACAAATAGTTAAGTTATTAGGAAGAGACAAAATTTATGCAATAGAAGACCCTGGCTACCAAAAAATATATAAAATATATAAATCAGAACATACAAATATTATACATATACCAGTAGATGATTTTGGTATGAGGACTGACTTTCTTTACTCTTCAAATCTTAACGGAAAATCCATAGACTATATACACATAACTCCTTCACATCAATACCCAACAGGTATAGTAATGCCTATCACAAGAAGGTCAGAACTACTAAAATGGGCAAATGAATCTAATAGTAGATATATAATTGAAGATGATTATGATAGTGAATTTAGGTATACAGGTAGAACAATTCCTCCCATCAAAAGTATAGATAACAATGACAAAGTTATATATATTAATACCTTCTCCAATACTATATCTCCTTCTCTTAGAATTAGTTATATGATACTACCAGATAAACTTGTAAAATTATATGAAAAAAAATTATCTTTCTATTCTTGCACTGTTACAAGTTTCGAGCAGTACACATTGGCTAGATTTATTTCTCAATCATACTATTCAAGGCATATTAGAAGAATGAGAAAAATATATAAAAATAATCTTGATGAAATAGTTAGAATACTAGAATCAAGTAAAATATCCAATAAGATTAAAATCTACAAGGAAAAATCCGGATTACACTTTGTTATGAAAATCAAATCGAAAAAAAATGATTTATGCCTTAAAAAAGATGCTGAAAAATATGGTTTAAATTTATCTTTTTTATCAGAATATAGTAAATTTTCTCAGTGTGAAAATAGTATATGTATAGTAAACTATGCTGGCATAGAACCTCATATTTTTAATAATATCATTGATATTTTAGATATAATTATGTAA
- the pdxS gene encoding pyridoxal 5'-phosphate synthase lyase subunit PdxS, which produces MTFDKQKHNKKLAETLKGGVIMDVMTPEQAKIAEEAGACAVMALERIPADIRVAGGVSRMSDPKMIKEIMDSVSIPVMAKCRIGHFVEAQILEAIGIDYIDESEVLAPADDVYHIDKNKFEAPFVCGCRDLGEALRRINEGASMIRTKGEAGTGDVVQAVSHMRTLHRQIKMVVAQTEDELYNTAKELQVPYELVKYVHENGKLPVVNFSAGGVATPADAALMRQLGAEGVFVGSGIFKSGNPKKRAKAIVEAVKNYDNPEVIARVSEDIGEAMVGINADEIEILMAERGK; this is translated from the coding sequence ATGACTTTTGACAAACAGAAACATAATAAAAAATTAGCAGAGACTTTGAAAGGCGGAGTTATAATGGATGTTATGACTCCTGAGCAAGCAAAAATAGCTGAAGAAGCGGGAGCATGTGCTGTAATGGCACTTGAAAGAATACCTGCTGATATACGTGTAGCTGGTGGTGTATCCAGAATGAGCGATCCCAAAATGATAAAAGAAATAATGGATTCAGTATCTATACCAGTCATGGCTAAGTGTAGAATCGGACATTTTGTAGAAGCTCAAATATTGGAAGCTATAGGAATTGATTATATTGATGAGAGTGAAGTATTAGCACCAGCAGATGATGTATATCACATAGATAAAAATAAATTTGAAGCACCATTTGTATGTGGATGTAGGGATTTAGGAGAAGCTTTAAGAAGAATTAATGAAGGTGCAAGTATGATAAGAACAAAGGGAGAAGCTGGTACAGGGGATGTAGTACAGGCTGTTAGTCATATGAGAACCTTACACAGACAAATAAAAATGGTGGTAGCACAGACAGAAGATGAGTTATACAATACAGCAAAAGAATTGCAGGTGCCATATGAACTTGTAAAATATGTTCATGAAAATGGTAAATTGCCTGTAGTTAATTTTTCGGCAGGTGGTGTTGCTACTCCAGCCGATGCAGCATTAATGAGACAGCTAGGAGCTGAAGGTGTTTTTGTTGGTTCAGGTATTTTTAAGTCTGGAAATCCTAAAAAAAGAGCAAAAGCTATAGTTGAAGCAGTTAAAAACTATGATAATCCTGAAGTAATAGCAAGAGTATCAGAAGATATTGGTGAAGCTATGGTTGGTATAAATGCTGATGAAATAGAAATACTTATGGCTGAAAGAGGTAAATAA
- a CDS encoding pyridoxamine 5'-phosphate oxidase family protein has protein sequence MNNINKVSNFLEMAKVFYLSTVDLDIPKCRPLGLFIEHNDKIYFCVGDHKEVYKQIQNNNNIEICATVNTDFLRYYGKAVFTDDELIYEKALKALPMLSQLYNEKTGFKMKMFYLDNATAEFRDMMSIKEKIEF, from the coding sequence ATGAATAATATTAACAAAGTGAGTAATTTTTTAGAAATGGCTAAGGTATTTTATTTATCAACTGTTGATTTAGACATCCCAAAATGTAGACCTTTAGGACTATTTATCGAACACAACGATAAAATATATTTTTGTGTAGGAGATCACAAGGAAGTTTACAAACAAATCCAGAATAATAATAATATAGAAATCTGTGCAACTGTAAATACTGACTTTTTAAGATATTATGGAAAAGCCGTATTTACTGATGATGAGCTAATATATGAAAAAGCATTAAAAGCCCTACCTATGTTAAGTCAGCTTTACAATGAAAAAACCGGTTTCAAAATGAAAATGTTTTATCTTGATAATGCTACCGCTGAGTTTAGAGATATGATGAGTATAAAAGAAAAAATAGAATTTTAG
- a CDS encoding methylated-DNA--[protein]-cysteine S-methyltransferase, with the protein MIIKNKTNLYMCEFESEFGTMLTIASDTQLYLLLKKNSKNIDIIKEKILSNSDVSPIKEKNDLIKKIEFELMEYCEGKRTNFDIGLNLQGSDFQKKVWNELINLDYGQDTTYSNICSKINSKAYRAVGNAVGANPIQVIIPCHRVLRTDGGIGGFSGGLDMKVKLLNIEGIDHNIF; encoded by the coding sequence ATGATAATAAAAAATAAAACAAATTTATATATGTGTGAATTTGAAAGCGAATTTGGTACGATGTTGACAATAGCATCGGATACACAATTATATCTATTATTGAAAAAAAATAGCAAAAATATAGACATTATTAAAGAAAAAATATTATCTAATAGTGATGTATCGCCAATAAAAGAAAAGAATGATTTAATAAAAAAAATTGAGTTCGAGCTAATGGAATATTGTGAAGGCAAGAGAACGAATTTTGATATAGGATTAAATTTACAGGGAAGTGATTTTCAAAAAAAGGTATGGAATGAGCTAATAAATTTAGATTACGGACAAGATACTACCTACTCAAATATATGCTCTAAAATAAATTCAAAAGCATATAGAGCAGTAGGTAATGCAGTAGGAGCTAATCCAATACAAGTAATTATTCCATGTCATAGGGTTTTGAGAACTGATGGTGGCATAGGAGGATTTTCTGGAGGATTGGATATGAAAGTTAAGTTATTAAATATAGAAGGAATTGATCATAATATTTTTTAA
- a CDS encoding phosphate-starvation-inducible PsiE family protein, with protein sequence MDKKRQRKYILKTAYFFEHLLAVVILLAVILGIFDTLRIIYKNYIVNFNQPVDYALLNSMFAQMLLLVIGVEIAIMLALHLQSAVIEVLLYGIARKILLVPENNGVQEILLGVIAIGGLFVIKKFLVDKNEENETKIT encoded by the coding sequence ATGGATAAGAAAAGACAGAGGAAATATATACTAAAAACTGCATATTTTTTCGAACACTTATTGGCTGTTGTTATATTATTGGCTGTAATACTTGGTATTTTCGATACTCTTAGAATAATATATAAGAATTATATAGTCAATTTTAATCAACCAGTCGATTACGCTCTGCTTAATTCTATGTTTGCACAAATGTTATTGTTGGTGATAGGTGTTGAAATTGCTATAATGCTTGCTTTGCACTTACAGTCAGCTGTAATTGAAGTATTATTGTATGGTATTGCCAGAAAAATACTTCTAGTGCCTGAAAACAATGGAGTACAGGAAATACTATTGGGTGTAATAGCAATAGGTGGGCTTTTTGTAATTAAAAAGTTTTTGGTTGATAAAAATGAAGAGAATGAAACTAAAATAACTTAG
- a CDS encoding GntR family transcriptional regulator: MDKPISSDVIYYDLLDKIINLRLEPGSKLSENQACLEYNVSRSVVRNAFARLTQNGFLTVYPQRGTYVSKIDLEYIRTALLIRISIEKEVLNRFMKKDNKEDVISKMEENINQQLKFYNENDYIEEFRRLDEQFHEYIMLSVETNNILALLNEHLLHISRWRNVYVKSGYRLAKLIDEHKLILDAIKENNCERALEGISNHIDTVSTVINSKGEFSHYFID, encoded by the coding sequence ATGGATAAGCCAATATCTTCTGACGTTATTTATTATGATTTACTTGATAAAATTATAAACCTGCGCTTAGAGCCAGGAAGTAAATTAAGTGAAAATCAAGCTTGTCTTGAATACAACGTCTCAAGGTCAGTTGTCAGGAATGCGTTTGCAAGACTGACGCAAAATGGTTTTTTAACAGTTTACCCTCAAAGGGGGACCTATGTAAGTAAAATTGATTTAGAATATATTAGGACGGCTTTATTGATTAGAATATCAATTGAAAAAGAAGTGCTAAATAGATTTATGAAAAAAGATAATAAAGAAGATGTAATTAGTAAAATGGAAGAAAATATCAACCAACAACTTAAATTCTATAATGAAAATGATTATATTGAAGAATTTAGAAGACTTGATGAGCAATTTCATGAATATATTATGTTAAGTGTTGAAACTAACAATATATTAGCTCTTCTTAATGAGCATTTGCTCCATATAAGCAGATGGAGAAATGTATATGTAAAGTCTGGTTATAGGCTTGCAAAATTGATAGATGAACATAAATTAATTTTGGATGCTATAAAAGAAAATAATTGTGAAAGAGCATTAGAAGGTATTTCAAATCATATAGATACAGTATCAACGGTAATAAATTCAAAAGGTGAATTCAGCCATTATTTTATTGATTAG